One window of the Cryomorphaceae bacterium genome contains the following:
- a CDS encoding DinB family protein, which translates to MAGGRPQPKEYGEWYAGYVEAVKATDALSALQEASDALDKAMGDLGDMPGSFTYAEGKWTHAQLLQHLIDAEWIFSVRALRTARGDQTPMPGYNENDYASEPVTVDVATLLNTLQHLRSSTMALFGTFTGEVFTRTGTADWQQVSVRALAFIIAGHQLHHLKVWYERYFSLFRKIS; encoded by the coding sequence ATGGCGGGAGGACGTCCACAACCCAAGGAATACGGAGAATGGTACGCCGGTTATGTGGAGGCTGTAAAGGCAACTGATGCCCTGTCAGCCCTGCAGGAGGCCTCCGATGCTCTGGATAAGGCAATGGGTGATTTGGGCGACATGCCAGGGTCTTTCACCTATGCTGAAGGAAAATGGACACATGCTCAACTACTTCAGCACCTGATAGACGCCGAGTGGATTTTCTCGGTGAGGGCCTTGCGCACCGCCCGTGGCGACCAAACGCCTATGCCGGGGTACAACGAGAATGATTATGCCTCCGAGCCGGTGACCGTCGATGTCGCAACATTGCTCAACACTCTTCAACACTTGCGCTCATCAACCATGGCTCTGTTCGGGACTTTTACCGGTGAAGTCTTCACGCGAACCGGAACCGCAGATTGGCAGCAGGTCTCCGTTCGGGCGCTGGCATTTATCATTGCCGGACACCAGTTACACCACCTCAAGGTGTGGTATGAGCGCTATTTTTCCTTATTTCGCAAGATATCATGA